A region from the Wolbachia endosymbiont (group A) of Rhinocyllus conicus genome encodes:
- a CDS encoding SemiSWEET family sugar transporter, with protein sequence MYINIEECFGFIALIASLIGLSPQVYKAYITKVTRDVSMLMLVNYLICSLSWIGYGLYQSSIFVVLSNIAGLVISIISIIQKCYYDAKPAP encoded by the coding sequence TAAATATTGAAGAATGCTTCGGCTTCATTGCGTTAATTGCATCTCTAATTGGATTATCACCTCAAGTATATAAAGCATATATCACTAAAGTTACTCGTGATGTATCGATGCTAATGTTAGTAAACTATCTTATTTGTTCATTGTCTTGGATTGGCTATGGTCTTTACCAGAGCTCAATTTTTGTGGTGCTTAGCAATATTGCTGGATTAGTGATTAGCATAATATCAATTATTCAAAAATGTTACTACGATGCAAAACCTGCACCATGA
- a CDS encoding thiamine diphosphokinase — MQNLHHDHVLHCSTQQQYRSIVVLNGEIPSSSFFKRDIPIIAVDGGANKLLSIGVKPDLVVGDLDSVNPDLRANLNTIYLPDQDYCDFSKAMAHLKTVKLLPSIVTGITGGAIDHILQNINIFLSTGSIFYTPSPPMVGYILQKSITHFSLPKDTKISLLGIPRAQISTKGLKWELHLSNLAFPGKNSCFNRSLGNKLSIEVHSGICLAMVYLEAVDDAARHHVCQVKK; from the coding sequence ATGCAAAACCTGCACCATGATCATGTGCTGCACTGCAGTACACAACAACAATATCGTTCTATTGTAGTGCTAAATGGAGAAATACCGAGCTCATCGTTTTTTAAACGAGATATACCTATTATTGCTGTAGATGGAGGAGCAAACAAGCTTCTATCAATTGGCGTAAAACCTGATCTTGTAGTAGGAGATTTGGATAGCGTAAATCCGGATTTACGTGCTAATTTGAATACGATATATCTACCTGATCAAGATTATTGCGACTTTTCTAAAGCAATGGCTCACTTAAAAACAGTAAAGTTATTGCCATCAATAGTAACGGGTATTACTGGAGGAGCAATTGATCACATACTACAGAATATTAACATTTTTCTAAGTACGGGCAGTATCTTTTACACACCTTCACCTCCCATGGTAGGTTACATCCTACAAAAAAGTATTACCCATTTTTCTTTGCCGAAAGATACTAAAATATCTTTACTTGGTATACCGAGAGCTCAAATATCAACCAAAGGATTAAAATGGGAACTGCATCTTAGCAACCTTGCTTTTCCAGGAAAGAATTCTTGCTTTAATCGAAGTTTAGGCAATAAGTTATCTATAGAAGTACACAGTGGTATATGTTTGGCGATGGTTTATTTAGAAGCAGTAGATGATGCTGCAAGACATCATGTGTGTCAAGTTAAGAAGTAA
- a CDS encoding malonyl-CoA decarboxylase, with the protein MTKESLVKTDIVKVEDKKAVRSFFKILGEVADAVRSWIGNIGPDLSNSRDIDSLVLKMNKCLNPKGGEVSARKNAVSLGNLYLSLSEKGKIKFLQTLAEKFNPNKAEIDEKIKEYKKNQDPELNYKFEQDLIKILESPRSKILKQFISLPEGLKFIVDMRSDVLKLKNQYRSLNPLENELKNILYTWVDVDLLDLRQITWDSPASLLEKLIKYEAVHKISSWGDLKNRLDSDRLCFAFFHYKIPNEPLIFVEVALVDKIADSIQHLLDESVPSNDPSNASTAIFYSISNTQAGLSGISLGNFLIKRVVEKLSQEFKSIKTYATLSPIPGFTKWLKNNLNQDVTLLGKLNIKQSSTEILESAEQLKINVECTNETKQCMLKLCAYYLLKVNNSNGNAYDPVAHFHLSNGASIKQLNWMADTSEKGISQSAGMMVNYLYELPKIDNNHENYMVNKVISCSKKVSSMLKE; encoded by the coding sequence ATGACAAAAGAATCATTGGTAAAAACTGATATAGTGAAAGTTGAAGACAAAAAAGCGGTAAGAAGCTTTTTTAAAATACTAGGTGAAGTGGCAGATGCTGTAAGATCGTGGATTGGTAACATCGGTCCTGATTTAAGCAACAGTCGCGATATCGATAGTTTAGTCTTGAAGATGAACAAGTGCTTAAACCCAAAGGGAGGGGAAGTTTCAGCACGTAAAAACGCTGTATCTCTTGGTAATCTGTACTTGAGCTTATCAGAGAAAGGTAAAATAAAATTTCTACAAACCCTGGCAGAAAAATTTAATCCGAATAAAGCGGAAATAGATGAGAAAATTAAAGAGTATAAGAAAAACCAAGATCCCGAGTTAAACTATAAATTTGAACAGGATTTAATAAAAATTCTTGAATCACCGCGTTCTAAAATATTGAAGCAATTTATTTCTCTACCAGAAGGCCTCAAGTTTATTGTTGATATGCGTTCTGATGTGCTTAAGCTAAAGAACCAATATAGAAGCTTGAATCCACTAGAGAATGAATTAAAAAATATACTCTATACTTGGGTTGATGTTGATCTACTTGATCTTCGTCAAATCACCTGGGATTCACCTGCATCATTGCTAGAAAAACTTATAAAATATGAAGCTGTGCATAAAATTTCCTCTTGGGGCGACCTAAAAAACAGACTAGACTCTGATCGTCTCTGTTTTGCTTTTTTTCATTACAAGATACCAAACGAACCTCTAATTTTTGTAGAGGTTGCATTGGTGGATAAGATTGCAGATAGCATTCAACACCTTTTAGATGAGTCGGTACCTTCAAATGATCCGAGTAATGCGAGCACTGCTATATTCTATTCAATATCAAATACTCAAGCAGGGTTATCTGGAATCAGCCTTGGTAATTTTTTGATCAAAAGGGTTGTAGAAAAGCTATCGCAAGAGTTTAAAAGTATAAAAACATACGCAACTCTTTCTCCAATACCTGGCTTTACGAAATGGCTAAAAAACAATCTAAACCAAGATGTCACTTTATTGGGCAAACTAAATATAAAACAATCTAGTACAGAAATTTTAGAAAGTGCAGAGCAATTAAAAATTAACGTTGAATGTACAAATGAAACTAAACAATGCATGCTTAAACTATGTGCATATTATTTACTAAAAGTGAATAATAGTAATGGAAATGCTTATGACCCGGTGGCGCATTTTCATTTAAGCAATGGTGCATCGATAAAACAATTAAACTGGATGGCGGATACTTCTGAAAAGGGTATTAGTCAGTCGGCTGGAATGATGGTAAATTATCTGTATGAGTTGCCTAAAATAGATAACAATCATGAAAACTATATGGTTAATAAAGTGATTTCCTGCTCGAAAAAAGTGTCGTCTATGTTGAAGGAATAA
- the lepA gene encoding translation elongation factor 4, translated as MNNIRNFAIIAHIDHGKSTLADRLIEKCNGLEAREMINQILDSMDIERERGITIKAQTVKLNYTANDGNQYCLNLMDTPGHVDFSYEVSRSLAACEGSLLVVDSSQGVEAQTLANVYKAIDNNHEIIVVLNKVDLPAADPEGVKLQVEEIIGIDASESVLISAKTGLGIKDVLEAIVAKLPAPQGDVNAPLQAILVDSWYDTYLGVVILVRIKNGVLKKGMKIVMMSNNSTYQVDNIGIFTPKKVMTGELSAGEVGFITASMKEVADCRVGDTITEEKRPCSKALPGFKEVHPVVFCSIFPNKTDDFKYLREALEKLHLNDASFTFEAETSNALGYGFRCGFLGMLHLEVIQERLEREFDLDLTATAPSVIYKVTTQGGEVLSIHNPSDMPDPTKIQMVEEPWITATIMVPDQYLGEILSLCEERRGEQEDLSYIGNTTTALLRYKLPLSEVVFDFYDRLKSISKGYASLDWEISSYLVSQIDKLSFLINGEPVDALACIAHKSRAEKRGREICARLKDLIPRQQYKIAIQAAVGGKIIARETINPYRKDVTAKLYGGDVTRRMKLLEKQKKGKKRLHSIGNVNIPQNAFIQALKISD; from the coding sequence ATGAACAACATAAGAAATTTTGCAATAATAGCGCATATAGACCACGGTAAGTCAACGCTTGCTGACCGTTTAATAGAGAAATGTAACGGCCTTGAGGCAAGAGAAATGATCAATCAAATACTCGATTCAATGGATATAGAGCGTGAACGTGGCATTACAATTAAAGCACAGACGGTAAAACTCAATTATACGGCAAATGACGGTAATCAATATTGCCTAAATCTCATGGACACCCCAGGTCACGTTGACTTTTCTTACGAGGTAAGTCGAAGCTTAGCTGCATGTGAAGGTTCACTTTTAGTAGTAGATAGTAGCCAGGGCGTTGAAGCACAAACCCTTGCAAATGTATATAAAGCTATTGACAACAACCATGAAATAATAGTTGTGCTCAATAAAGTTGATCTTCCTGCTGCAGATCCAGAAGGGGTAAAACTCCAGGTTGAGGAAATAATTGGTATTGACGCAAGTGAGTCAGTTTTAATATCGGCAAAAACTGGACTTGGGATAAAAGATGTACTGGAAGCAATAGTGGCAAAACTTCCAGCTCCTCAAGGTGATGTGAATGCTCCACTACAGGCAATTTTAGTTGATAGTTGGTATGACACTTATTTGGGAGTAGTAATTTTAGTACGAATTAAAAATGGAGTGCTAAAAAAGGGCATGAAGATTGTTATGATGTCTAATAACTCTACATACCAAGTGGACAATATCGGTATTTTTACTCCTAAAAAAGTAATGACAGGTGAACTCTCAGCAGGTGAAGTTGGTTTTATCACTGCTTCAATGAAGGAAGTTGCAGACTGTAGAGTGGGAGACACTATTACTGAAGAGAAAAGACCGTGCAGCAAGGCATTGCCTGGTTTTAAAGAAGTGCACCCTGTGGTATTTTGTAGTATTTTTCCTAATAAAACGGACGACTTTAAATATTTAAGAGAAGCACTGGAAAAATTACATTTGAATGATGCAAGTTTTACTTTTGAAGCAGAAACTTCAAATGCGCTAGGCTATGGATTTCGTTGTGGTTTTTTGGGAATGTTGCATCTTGAAGTTATTCAAGAAAGGCTCGAGAGAGAATTTGATTTAGATCTAACAGCAACTGCACCGAGTGTTATATATAAGGTTACAACGCAAGGTGGTGAAGTTCTGAGCATTCATAATCCTAGTGACATGCCAGATCCAACAAAGATTCAAATGGTAGAAGAGCCGTGGATTACTGCAACTATAATGGTCCCTGACCAATATTTAGGTGAGATTCTATCATTATGTGAAGAGAGGAGGGGAGAACAGGAAGATTTATCTTACATTGGTAACACAACAACAGCATTGTTAAGATATAAGTTACCACTGTCTGAAGTTGTTTTTGACTTTTATGATCGATTAAAATCAATTTCCAAGGGGTATGCAAGTTTGGATTGGGAAATTTCCAGCTATCTGGTAAGCCAAATAGATAAATTAAGCTTTTTAATTAATGGAGAGCCCGTAGATGCACTGGCTTGTATCGCTCACAAAAGCAGAGCAGAAAAAAGGGGGCGTGAAATATGCGCACGCTTGAAGGATCTAATACCACGTCAGCAATATAAAATCGCGATTCAAGCGGCAGTGGGCGGGAAAATTATTGCCAGAGAAACGATTAATCCATATAGAAAAGATGTAACAGCTAAACTCTATGGTGGAGATGTAACGCGAAGAATGAAACTGCTTGAAAAGCAAAAGAAGGGTAAAAAAAGGTTGCATTCTATAGGGAACGTAAATATTCCACAGAATGCTTTTATTCAAGCTTTAAAGATAAGTGATTGA
- a CDS encoding IS630 family transposase (programmed frameshift), with product MALRSKLLDEKVVNLAKEMLKKVRNNAYVSKKLQAVIAGKESSISAVARICKISRTALTEWIKHLKFGRVEKLFAPSQRRRKSKLNKNQRKQIEIWVEKNPNITIKEVRIKISEEFDLNIGKSTVHREIQRMKFSYITPRPMHHKQDKNKQEEFKKYFNKIVNSHPEKEVFFDESRFGTHSKIGHGWFKKGIRTQVKIKIGRQNFYIYSAVNPRSGKEISLLAPYVNTDCMNIFLEQMSKDLGTKEAFLVMDCASWHRSKSLKFQENITIIYLPPYSPELNPVERLWQYIKHNTLRNRVYDTIGLLEDVVCNFIVSISSTTIKRVCNVSYLFD from the exons ATGGCATTAAGGTCAAAACTATTAGACGAAAAAGTTGTAAATTTGGCGAAAGAAATGTTAAAAAAGGTCAGAAATAATGCATATGTTTCAAAAAAGTTACAAGCGGTAATAGCAGGAAAAGAAAGTAGTATAAGCGCTGTAGCAAGAATATGTAAAATTTCAAGGACTGCTTTGACTGAATGGATAAAGCATCTAAAATTTGGTAGAGTAGAAAAACTATTTGCCCCGTCTCAGCGGCGAAGAAAAAGCAAATTAAACAAAAATCAACGTAAGCAAATTGAAATATGGGTAGAAAAAAATCCAAATATTACTATTAAGGAAGTGCGAATAAAAATCTCAGAGGAATTTGACCTAAACATCGGTAAATCAACAGTGCACCGTGAGATACAAAGGATGAAATTTTCTTACATAACACCAAGGCCAATGCACCATAAACAAGATAAAAACAAGCAAGAAGAGTTTAAAAAATACTTCAATAAAATAGTCAATTCCCACCCTGAAAAGGAGGTA TTTTTTGATGAATCACGATTTGGAACTCATTCAAAAATCGGACACGGATGGTTCAAAAAAGGGATCAGAACGCAGGTTAAAATAAAAATCGGTAGACAAAATTTCTATATCTACAGTGCGGTAAATCCAAGAAGTGGTAAGGAAATTAGCCTACTTGCTCCATATGTAAACACTGATTGTATGAATATATTTCTGGAGCAGATGTCGAAAGATTTAGGCACGAAAGAAGCCTTTCTTGTAATGGATTGTGCAAGTTGGCATAGATCAAAAAGTTTGAAATTTCAGGAAAACATTACCATTATATACTTGCCTCCTTATTCACCTGAACTGAATCCTGTTGAGAGGTTGTGGCAATATATCAAACACAATACTTTACGCAACAGAGTCTACGATACCATAGGCTTACTTGAAGATGTTGTGTGTAATTTTATTGTCAGTATTTCCAGCACTACTATTAAACGAGTTTGTAATGTTTCTTATTTGTTCGATTAG
- a CDS encoding recombinase family protein: MCEEIRCAIYTRKSNEDGLEKKFNSLDAQRVACEKYIKSREGWVILAKRYDDGGYSGKNLERPAIKELFEDVKTGEVDCVVVYTLDRLSRETKDSIEVTSFFRRHRVNFVAVTQIFDNNTPMGKFVQTVLSGAAQLEREMIVERVKNKIATSKEQGLWMGGTLPLGYDVKDKELIINEKEAKTVKHIFERYLELKSMAELARELNREGYRTKSDIFKKATVRRIITNPIYMGKIRHYEKEYEGKHEAIIEEEKWQKAQELIRNQPYRKAKYEEALLRGIIKCKSCGVNMTLTYAKKENKRYRYYVCNNHLRGKNCESVNRTIVAGEVEKEVMKKTEDLYEKWGEKAEEWKNLSFGKQKEVVKKLIKRVMVREDGIEVHSGSEEKFIPIKKKVSKCTVVEPEGKTNNALLKAVVRAHLWKRQLEEGKYRSVKELSAKISIGTRRIQQILRLNYLAPKIKEDIVNGRQPRGLKLADLREIPVLWSEQLEKFYGLAA; the protein is encoded by the coding sequence GTGTGTGAAGAAATAAGATGTGCGATATATACGAGAAAATCAAATGAGGATGGGCTAGAAAAAAAGTTTAACAGTCTTGATGCCCAGCGAGTAGCATGTGAAAAGTACATAAAGAGCAGAGAAGGCTGGGTGATATTGGCAAAAAGGTACGATGATGGAGGATATTCAGGGAAAAATTTAGAAAGACCAGCGATAAAGGAATTGTTTGAAGATGTAAAAACAGGAGAAGTAGATTGTGTAGTAGTATATACATTAGACAGACTATCAAGGGAAACAAAAGACAGCATCGAAGTAACATCATTTTTTAGAAGGCACCGAGTAAATTTTGTAGCAGTAACGCAGATATTTGATAATAATACGCCAATGGGAAAGTTCGTACAAACAGTGTTATCAGGAGCAGCACAACTAGAAAGAGAAATGATAGTAGAGAGAGTAAAAAACAAAATAGCAACATCAAAAGAACAAGGTTTATGGATGGGTGGAACTTTACCACTTGGGTATGATGTAAAAGATAAAGAATTAATAATAAATGAGAAAGAAGCAAAAACAGTAAAGCATATATTTGAAAGATATTTGGAGCTGAAGTCAATGGCAGAGTTGGCAAGAGAGTTAAACAGAGAAGGATACCGAACAAAATCAGATATCTTTAAAAAAGCGACGGTAAGGAGAATAATAACAAATCCAATATATATGGGAAAGATAAGACATTATGAGAAAGAGTATGAAGGAAAGCATGAAGCAATAATAGAGGAAGAAAAATGGCAAAAAGCACAAGAATTAATAAGGAATCAGCCATATAGAAAAGCAAAATATGAGGAAGCGCTGCTTAGGGGAATAATTAAGTGCAAGAGCTGTGGTGTAAATATGACACTGACATATGCAAAAAAAGAGAATAAGAGATATCGATATTATGTATGCAACAATCACTTAAGGGGAAAGAATTGTGAATCAGTAAATCGAACAATAGTAGCAGGAGAGGTGGAAAAAGAAGTGATGAAGAAAACGGAAGATTTATATGAAAAATGGGGAGAAAAAGCGGAAGAGTGGAAAAATTTAAGTTTTGGAAAGCAAAAAGAAGTAGTGAAAAAGTTAATAAAGAGAGTAATGGTGAGAGAGGATGGAATAGAGGTGCATTCTGGGTCAGAGGAAAAATTTATACCAATAAAGAAGAAAGTAAGCAAATGCACAGTAGTAGAACCAGAAGGAAAAACAAACAATGCACTACTGAAAGCAGTGGTGAGAGCCCACCTATGGAAACGGCAACTTGAAGAGGGAAAATATAGAAGTGTGAAGGAACTGAGTGCCAAAATTAGTATAGGTACAAGACGTATACAGCAAATTTTGAGATTAAATTATTTAGCTCCGAAGATTAAAGAAGACATAGTAAATGGGAGGCAGCCACGGGGTTTGAAGTTAGCTGACTTGAGGGAAATACCGGTGTTGTGGAGTGAGCAACTAGAGAAATTTTATGGATTAGCGGCGTAA
- a CDS encoding DUF2924 domain-containing protein, with translation MEKEIEKKVMNLEKKTLEELRRIWKKVYGKEAPRYSKKYLIPRLAYRMQEKAYGEMSRKGTKRLEYLADRLEKGKRISSDKLPAAGTELILERGEETHAVMVTDKGLIYKEEFYTSLSAVAGKIMGMSYNGPLLFGMREKERKSV, from the coding sequence ATGGAGAAAGAAATAGAAAAGAAAGTGATGAATTTGGAGAAAAAAACGTTAGAAGAGCTAAGGAGAATATGGAAGAAGGTATATGGAAAAGAAGCGCCTAGATACTCAAAGAAATACCTGATACCAAGATTAGCTTATAGAATGCAGGAAAAAGCGTATGGAGAAATGTCAAGAAAGGGGACAAAAAGACTAGAATATCTGGCAGATCGGCTAGAGAAAGGAAAAAGAATAAGTAGTGACAAACTACCAGCAGCAGGAACAGAGCTAATATTAGAGAGAGGGGAAGAAACGCATGCAGTGATGGTAACAGATAAGGGTTTGATCTACAAAGAAGAGTTTTATACATCATTGTCAGCAGTAGCAGGAAAAATAATGGGAATGAGCTACAATGGACCGCTCTTGTTTGGGATGCGTGAAAAGGAGAGAAAAAGTGTGTGA
- a CDS encoding ankyrin repeat domain-containing protein, which translates to MSKKEKEESLLENSCKNIYERDENGRTVLHYAVDAKTVRLLIEKGVNVNAADARGYTALHLAVTEKNLENVKELIRSGGNINAEEYGSKCTPLHLACMVGEKEIVKELVKAGAEIEQADKFGMTAMDYSKEVTEVLKKETDRIEKLFMKG; encoded by the coding sequence ATGAGTAAAAAAGAAAAAGAGGAGTCACTATTAGAGAACTCATGTAAAAATATTTATGAAAGAGATGAGAATGGAAGAACAGTTCTACATTATGCAGTAGACGCAAAAACAGTGAGGTTATTAATCGAAAAAGGAGTGAATGTGAATGCAGCAGATGCAAGAGGATATACAGCACTGCACCTAGCGGTAACGGAGAAGAATCTAGAAAATGTAAAAGAGTTAATAAGATCAGGAGGGAATATTAATGCTGAAGAGTATGGCAGTAAATGCACACCTCTGCACCTTGCATGTATGGTAGGAGAAAAAGAAATAGTAAAAGAGCTAGTAAAAGCAGGGGCTGAAATAGAGCAAGCAGATAAATTTGGAATGACAGCAATGGATTATAGTAAAGAAGTAACCGAGGTATTAAAGAAAGAAACAGACAGAATTGAAAAGCTATTTATGAAGGGCTAA
- a CDS encoding ankyrin repeat domain-containing protein has protein sequence MKFSKEKRESFSKFFKEVSSNGFKNINKRNEEGETILHQAVEISDYKTVRLLIKKGAEVNARDKKGYTPLHCAVFAKSLENVKVLIRSGAEVNATQYVTGCTPLHSACKIGGAGVEIIKELVKAGAEVNQLNKYGATPMYYIWESEKYRLCDSKESEKASKFLREKGGVTKSRELTCYGIERLVGEIADMLNGSYMPELKIIEIGEIRKRDKSLIKEECENLASKIMSQVNEMIDEVVRKKA, from the coding sequence ATGAAGTTTAGCAAAGAAAAGAGAGAATCTTTTAGTAAGTTTTTTAAAGAAGTATCAAGTAACGGGTTTAAAAACATTAATAAAAGAAATGAAGAAGGAGAGACGATATTGCATCAAGCAGTAGAAATCTCTGATTACAAAACAGTGAGGTTATTAATAAAAAAAGGAGCAGAGGTAAATGCAAGAGATAAGAAGGGTTATACACCACTGCACTGTGCAGTATTTGCGAAAAGCTTAGAAAATGTAAAGGTGCTGATAAGGTCGGGAGCGGAAGTAAATGCCACTCAATATGTCACTGGATGTACGCCACTGCACTCTGCATGCAAAATAGGAGGAGCAGGAGTTGAAATAATAAAAGAGCTAGTAAAGGCCGGAGCTGAAGTTAATCAACTGAATAAGTACGGTGCAACACCAATGTATTACATCTGGGAAAGTGAAAAGTATCGTCTATGTGATAGCAAAGAAAGTGAAAAGGCAAGTAAATTTCTGAGAGAAAAAGGAGGAGTAACAAAAAGTAGAGAATTGACGTGCTATGGAATAGAGAGGCTAGTGGGAGAAATAGCAGACATGTTGAATGGGAGCTATATGCCGGAGCTAAAAATAATAGAGATAGGAGAAATAAGGAAGAGAGACAAATCACTAATAAAGGAAGAATGTGAAAATTTAGCAAGCAAGATAATGAGCCAAGTGAACGAAATGATAGATGAGGTGGTGAGAAAGAAGGCTTAA
- a CDS encoding phage tail protein has protein sequence MKSLLPPNATKQEQALVDAIDYKVDPSCIRGFKFRLEEETLPWIIEEYGLEEILRWVKDRRKAVVEGVKFQRLRGTPASLKIALKWANIEDITIIEEPPGKHFFELQVGIRDVPNDFFVDAVVELAKLSLPARSRLMRIFNDHYNIGRFILDESFFGNLLSDYSGVKIEEDGPVLSFGRVNFFRSSGPLIEVIESYLRDHHERALSNDIYRLDVAILGETEPHTKNYNGIYERSHQWNNLKTLYPLPQSLLPEIKFAKAQVILSDSWNLGEINACFPVGSVEEKGSKFLLGSSKLSEELWNLKYKPILERFSVTHHYKVEDFTNQKVIRFGVAEHYVHFENNLDLKQKDAIHELENYILVFYPGVLTWHEHRHLNRSWKNSQVISIIS, from the coding sequence ATGAAAAGTTTATTACCGCCAAACGCAACAAAGCAAGAGCAAGCACTGGTTGATGCAATAGATTATAAGGTTGATCCAAGCTGTATTAGAGGATTTAAATTTAGATTGGAAGAAGAAACATTGCCGTGGATAATAGAAGAATATGGCTTAGAAGAAATACTACGCTGGGTAAAAGATAGAAGAAAAGCAGTAGTAGAAGGAGTAAAATTTCAAAGACTGAGAGGAACTCCAGCATCACTTAAAATAGCACTAAAGTGGGCAAATATAGAAGATATTACAATTATTGAAGAGCCACCCGGTAAACACTTTTTTGAGTTGCAGGTAGGGATAAGAGACGTACCAAATGATTTCTTTGTTGATGCAGTAGTAGAGCTTGCAAAACTATCATTACCTGCAAGATCGAGACTAATGAGAATTTTTAACGATCACTACAACATTGGTAGGTTCATTTTAGATGAAAGTTTTTTTGGAAATTTGTTATCGGATTACTCAGGTGTAAAAATAGAAGAAGATGGACCGGTGTTATCATTTGGGAGAGTAAATTTTTTCAGGTCTAGTGGTCCATTAATTGAGGTTATAGAGAGTTATCTACGCGATCATCATGAACGAGCTTTAAGCAATGATATATACCGGCTAGATGTAGCAATACTTGGAGAAACCGAGCCTCACACAAAGAATTATAACGGTATTTATGAAAGAAGTCATCAGTGGAATAATTTAAAAACGCTATACCCTTTACCACAGAGCTTATTACCTGAGATTAAGTTTGCAAAAGCGCAAGTTATATTATCGGACAGTTGGAACTTGGGGGAAATAAACGCATGTTTTCCAGTTGGTAGTGTGGAAGAAAAAGGAAGTAAATTTTTACTAGGAAGTAGTAAACTGTCTGAAGAACTGTGGAACTTAAAGTACAAGCCAATTTTAGAAAGGTTTAGCGTTACTCACCATTACAAGGTAGAAGATTTTACCAACCAAAAAGTTATAAGATTTGGTGTGGCAGAACACTATGTTCATTTTGAAAACAATTTAGATTTAAAGCAAAAGGACGCAATACACGAGTTAGAAAATTACATTTTAGTGTTTTACCCAGGTGTACTAACGTGGCACGAACATCGTCATTTGAACAGAAGTTGGAAAAATAGCCAAGTAATATCTATAATAAGTTAA
- a CDS encoding HU family DNA-binding protein, whose protein sequence is MFLISKTLSIIFNHIIHTLKNKLQLLEENQYFRLPNIGHFYPVNLKPLIARNPLTGTIPQNKKIRFKSYLT, encoded by the coding sequence ATGTTCTTAATATCGAAAACACTTTCCATAATATTTAACCATATTATCCATACTTTAAAAAACAAATTACAACTTCTGGAAGAAAATCAATACTTTCGTCTCCCTAACATTGGTCATTTTTATCCAGTAAACCTTAAACCACTTATTGCACGCAATCCCCTCACTGGTACGATTCCACAAAACAAAAAAATACGTTTTAAATCCTATCTAACTTGA
- a CDS encoding baseplate J/gp47 family protein, which translates to MQQPNIIEPLNFEEIFSRMKEELVKCDASFTALVESDPAMKVLEVAAWRELLLRQRINEAVKGNLLKFAMGEDLDNLAEFYGVEREKEEEDERFRKRVKAKIKGWSTGGSKEYYRYHALSADSRVKDALVESPIPGKVQISILSTELSTTGIALEELLEVVKKQVTRNDMRVLTDTVKVIGCNITEIDIHSRMIISPLISKEEIKEQFIKKFEASRRLGWNVTRSWIIANLFVEGVENVELIEPKEDVVVLGNECAVLGHVKLDRI; encoded by the coding sequence ATGCAGCAGCCAAATATTATCGAACCACTGAACTTTGAAGAGATTTTTTCTCGGATGAAGGAAGAGTTAGTGAAGTGTGATGCAAGTTTTACAGCATTAGTAGAAAGTGACCCAGCGATGAAGGTATTAGAAGTAGCAGCATGGAGAGAACTTTTGCTAAGACAAAGGATAAACGAAGCTGTAAAGGGTAATTTACTTAAATTTGCAATGGGAGAAGATCTTGATAATTTGGCTGAATTTTATGGAGTAGAGAGAGAAAAAGAAGAAGAGGACGAACGATTTAGAAAGAGGGTAAAAGCAAAAATAAAAGGCTGGAGTACAGGAGGAAGTAAAGAGTATTATCGTTATCATGCACTGTCAGCAGATAGTAGAGTAAAAGATGCATTAGTAGAATCACCTATACCAGGGAAAGTACAAATTTCAATCTTATCAACAGAATTATCCACAACTGGCATAGCGTTAGAAGAGCTACTTGAAGTTGTAAAAAAGCAGGTTACTAGAAATGATATGAGGGTTTTAACCGATACAGTAAAAGTGATAGGTTGCAATATTACGGAAATAGATATTCACAGCAGAATGATCATAAGTCCTTTAATATCAAAGGAGGAAATTAAGGAGCAGTTCATCAAGAAGTTTGAAGCAAGTAGAAGGCTGGGATGGAATGTTACAAGATCTTGGATAATAGCAAACCTATTTGTAGAGGGTGTAGAAAACGTAGAATTAATCGAGCCAAAAGAGGATGTTGTAGTATTGGGGAATGAGTGTGCAGTGCTTGGCCACGTCAAGTTAGATAGGATTTAA